The following are encoded in a window of Labrus bergylta chromosome 16, fLabBer1.1, whole genome shotgun sequence genomic DNA:
- the lrrc4ba gene encoding leucine-rich repeat-containing protein 4B, producing the protein MRIATLTCLPGPSPFLFLLAQLLLRLLLPGPELVGAASSCPSHCTCSNQASRVICTRQSLDDVPESISVNTRYLNLQENSIQVIKSDTFKHLRHLEILQLSKNQIRQIEVGAFNGLPNLNTLELFDNRLTLVPSHAFEYLSKLRELWLRNNPIETLPGYAFHRVPSLRRLDLGELKKLDFISDAAFVGLINLRYLNLGMCGLKDIPKLTALVRLEELELSGNRLEIIRPGSFQGLVSLRKLWLMHSQVSVIERNAFDDLKNLEELNLSHNSLHSLPHDLFTPLHQLERVHLNHNPWICNCDVLWLSWWLKETVPSNTTCCARCHAPPVLKGKYIGELDQSHFTCYAPVIVEPPTDLNVTEGMAAELKCRTSTSTTSVNWITPNGTLMTHGSYRVRISVLHDGTLNFTNVTLRDTGQYTCMVTNAAGNTTATAVLNVTAADASVNYTYFTTVTVETVETPGEEESALVAINETFIRVHPGPTPSGHLWPEHVSTTASSLSAGWSSSSPRATRPTFTVPITEPGFSGLDDVMKTTKIIIGCFVAITFMAAVMLVVFYKLRKQHQLHKHHGPARAIEIINVEDELGAGASSRGSGISGGSTMTQTGNSGLGGGQSLRLHHPEIVNLPNLARSEHLNHYYKTHHFNNNMMGLGIGTGSGVGLNNNNNPSPCSQNTSISCSQIPTSTSGGAPTGGTLPSPVPLPQLGLHSSLKGLMGKSQNEPLLFKSGSKENVQETQI; encoded by the exons ATGCGCATCGCCACGCTGACCTGCCTCCCcggcccctcccccttcctctttcTATTGGCCCAGCTGCTACTGCGGCTCCTCCTCCCTGGGCCGGAGTTGGTGGGAGCCGCCTCCTCCTGCCCCTCCCACTGCACCTGCTCCAACCAGGCCAGTCGAGTCATCTGCACCCGGCAGAGCCTGGATGACGTGCCGGAGAGCATCTCTGTGAACACTCGATACCTCAACCTGCAGGAGAACTCCATACAG GTAATCAAGTCAGACACTTTCAAGCACTTGAGGCACCTTGAGATCCTCCAGCTCTCCAAGAATCAGATCCGTCAGATTGAAGTCGGAGCATTCAATGGCCTCCCCAACCTCAACACACTGGAGCTTTTTGACAACCGCCTCACACTGGTGCCATCACATGCCTTTGAGTACCTCAGCAAACTGCGGGAGCTGTGGCTGCGCAACAACCCCATTGAGACTCTGCCGGGCTATGCCTTCCACCGAGTGCCCTCGCTACGTCGCCTGGACCTGGGTGAGCTCAAGAAGTTGGATTTCATTTCTGATGCAGCCTTTGTTGGCCTCATCAATCTACGATACCTGAACCTTGGCATGTGTGGGCTGAAGGACATTCCCAAACTGACAGCCCTTGTGCGTTTGGAGGAGCTGGAGTTGTCAGGAAACAGGCTGGAGATCATTCGGCCTGGCTCCTTCCAAGGCTTGGTGTCTCTCCGTAAACTGTGGCTCATGCACTCACAGGTGTCTGTCATTGAGCGTAATGCCTTTGATGACCTGAAAAACCTAGAAGAGCTCAACCTGTCACATAACTCTCTGCACTCGTTGCCCCATGACCTCTTCACACCTCTGCACCAGCTGGAGAGGGTCCACCTCAATCACAACCCATGGATCTGCAACTGTGATGTGCTTTGGCTTAGCTGGTGGTTGAAGGAAACGGTGCCAAGCAACACCACCTGCTGTGCCCGCTGCCACGCTCCGCCAGTCTTAAAGGGTAAATACATTGGAGAGCTTGACCAGAGCCACTTTACGTGTTACGCGCCTGTCATTGTGGAGCCACCTACAGATCTCAATGTCACTGAGGGTATGGCTGCTGAGCTCAAGTGTCGTACAAGCACCTCTACAACATCGGTCAACTGGATCACTCCTAATGGAACCCTAATGACCCATGGATCTTACCGGGTTCGGATATCTGTCCTGCACGACGGCACGCTCAACTTCACAAACGTCACTCTACGTGACACGGGCCAGTACACGTGCATGGTGACCAATGCTGCTGGCAACACAACGGCAACCGCTGTCCTCAATGTCACTGCTGCTGATGCAAGTGTCAACTACACCTACTTCACAACTGTCACTGTGGAAACAGTGGAGACCCCAGGAGAAGAGGAGTCTGCACTGGTAGCCATCAATGAGACCTTCATTCGTGTTCACCCTGGTCCAACTCCCTCGGGCCACCTGTGGCCGGAACATGTTTCTACCACAGCGTCCTCTCTGTCAGCCGGCTGGTCCTCATCCTCTCCTCGGGCCACCAGACCCACCTTCACTGTGCCCATCACTGAACCAGGCTTCTCAGGCCTGGATGATGTGATGAAAACCACCAAGATCATCATCGGCTGCTTCGTAGCCATTACCTTCATGGCAGCGGTGATGCTGGTGGTGTTCTATAAGTTGAGGAAGCAGCACCAGCTTCATAAGCACCATGGCCCTGCTCGAGCCATTGAGATCATTAATGTGGAGGATGAGCTGGGGGCTGGGGCCAGCAGTCGGGGCAGCGGCATCTCAGGAGGCTCCACCATGACCCAGACTGGAAACAGTGGATTAGGAGGGGGCCAGAGTCTGAGGCTGCACCATCCGGAGATAGTCAACTTGCCAAACCTGGCGCGATCAGAGCACCTCAACCACTACTACAAAACCCATCACTTTAACAACAACATGATGGGCCTGGGCATCGGCACAGGCTCTGGTGTGGGCctcaacaataacaacaacccCTCACCTTGCTCTCAGAATACGTCCATATCCTGCTCCCAGATTCCAACCTCTACCAGTGGAGGAGCACCCACAGGTGGCACCCTGCCCTCCCCTGTGCCCCTGCCCCAGTTGGGCCTCCACAGTTCTCTCAAAGGCCTTATGGGGAAAAGCCAGAACGAGCCCCTGCTTTTTAAGAGTGGCTCCAAGGAAAATGTGCAAGAGActcaaatttaa